CAGCGCTGGGCATTTGACTCATGGCTATGAAATATTATTGAGCGCGTGGTCGAAAGATACAAATCAAGCGGATGAGCATTATTTAAAACGATTAGTTTTAAATGCAGATCATAAAACTTTAGTACAAAAATGGAAACATTATTTTTGTGCTGCAGGAAACGGAATGACAATTAAAGATTTTAATGATTGTTACAAAAAGGTAACTGAAAAAAACTAATTCGTAATTTTTTAAAAAAGACATTTTGCTAATTTAGTAAAATGTCTTTTTTGTTTTTGATAATAAATTTAATAAAAATAGATAAAAATCAATTTCTTTTGTTACCATAAATAAAAATTTAATAAAATACAAATTTGCAGAAATTTCTGGACAAGTAAAAAAATAATTGATAATTTTTTTCATTCAAAGAATTGTCTTTAAATTTTCCATAGTTTTCTTAGTCATGCTGGTCAATAATTGTAGGTACAATTATTTTACTATGCATTGGAGGTTATTTGTATGAAGTTAGTTAGTGCTCTTTTTGGTTCGATTTTTGCACTTGGTTTTACTGTTTCTGCAATGGCTGATGTTCCTCCGTATGTTACAATCCCACCTGTAGTTAACGGTCAACCTAATCCATCCTATGGTGGTAGTGGTTGTCCAGCGGGTTCTGCGCGTGCCGTTGTTGCACCTGACCTGAAGTCCTTTACTATGATTTTTGATAAGTATGTTGTGAATGCAGCAGGATCAAATTCACTTGATAGAAAAAATTGTCAAATATTGATTAACTTTGAATTTCCTCAAGGATGGTCCTATTCCATTGCAAGAATGGATTATCGCGGCTTTTATAATTTAAGCGCAGGAACTTATGGTTCTCAACAAGCATTGTATTATTTTCAAGGAAATCTGCAACAAGCTAGACTAAATACAGTATTTAGAGGTCCTACTTCTGGTGATTATACTATTAGTGATACTTTAGGAATTAATAATTTAGTTTGGTCTCCTTGTGGATCATTAAGTGGATTAAATGTAAATACTTCTTTAATCGCACAAGTTGGACCAAATAATCCTAATGGATATGCAACTTTAACTACAGATTCAGCGGATGGAAGTGTACAAACTACTTATGCTTTGCAATGGCAAAGATGTGGACACTAAAAATAAAAAATTAAAATGAAAAAAATTTTCTTTCATTTTAAATCGGAACAAAATTTATCAGTTAAATTATTTTTACTATTTAACTGATATTTTTCTTTTAAAACTTTCCCTACTTCGATTGCTGCAAAGCAATGAATTTTAGTTGTGGGGTGAACCAAATCCCAAAATAAAAATTCTTGTGCCTTGCTACAACTTTCATTTGGAATAGCTGGTTTACTAGGGACTCCCACATAACAGGCGTTTTTAATATTACTAACAAAATATCTCCCTGGATTTTGCCTAACTTTATTTAAAAATTCAAAGGCATCAAAGTAAATTAAATTAATATCTTTATTTTCATCTCTAAAATTAGCAATTTTTTTATCCAGTAAATAGTTTTCTAACTTTGTGATATTAGATAAAATCCATTTCATTTTTTTAAAGCTATCAATTTCTGTTGTTAATGCAATGTTACCTAAATCAGGTATATTTGCGATAAAAATATTTTTCGCACCCAAATTTTTTAATTTAGTTAAACTTTGAGAAATATCATTTGTTAAATTATATAATGTATTAAAAGTCTCTATTGGTTCTTTAAAATTCATTTTAAAAATATTGTTAGCACCTGCCCAAAGGAAAAACATTGTGTTACTAAAATCTTTACCCTTATTTTCATTCTCAAATTTATTTATTTGATTTATGAGATCAACTGCTTCTGGATATCTTGGATTTTTGTCAGATGTTAAGGCTCCTAAAAAAGCATAATTTAACATTTTAAAATTATTTTCTTCGGCTAAATATTCTAGCCAAATTTTCCCATTACTTGCTCTTCCTGCAAAATAAGGTTTGAGTGGCATAGGATTACTTGTTTCTTTTGAAGCATTTAAGTAATTGCCATTGTCAGATAAGCTGTCTCCAAAAGTAACGATATTATTTATTGTTACTTTTTGATTGTTATTGTCAGCTAAAACTGGAAATTTGAAGAAAATAAAAAGATAAATTGTGATGAAAATTTTTTTTAAATTTCTCATTTCTCACCAGATTCTAAAATTATTGATTTATATTTTTTTCATTGACTCTTCTCGCAGATTCTTTCGGAGAATTTTTCCTATTGGAGATTTTGGAAGCTCTGTTCTAAATTCAATCTGTTTAGGTACTTTATAACTTGTCATGAATTTATGACAATGTTCCAAAACATTTTCCTTAGTCAAAGAGTCATCCTTCCTTACTATAAATGCTTTTACAGCTTCATTTGTCTTTTCATTAGGTACGCCAATGACAGCGACTTCACCAACACCAGCTAATTTAGCAATACAATCTTCTACTTCATTTGGATACACATTAAATCCACTCACTAATATCATATCTTTCTTACGATCAACTATTTTTATATATCCATCATTATCCATTACACCTATATCGCCAGTGAGCAGCCAATTTCCTTTTAAACATTTGGCGCTTTCTTCAGGACGTTGCCAGTAACCTTTCATCACTTGTGGCCCTCGAACAGCAATTTCACCTGCGTCTCCCAATTGAACTGGTATTCCTTCTTCGTTCAAAAGAACAACATCAGTACTTGGCATAGGGATGCCAACCGTATCGCTTTTTATCATTCCATTTATGGGATTAAAGGTAACAACAGGAGAAGCCTCAGTCAGGCCAAAGCCTTCTACAACTATGGTTTTTGTTACAATATTCCATCTTTCTGCTACAGCTTTATGCAAAGCAGCTCCGCCAGCAATTGAAGCTTTTAAATCTTTAGGTGGTTTTTCAGCAAACCATTTTTCATTTAATAGTCCATTAAATAAAGTATTTACTCCTGAAATCCAAGTGATTTTCTTCATTGAAAATGCTTTTTCTAAATTTTTTAGTGGTCTTGGATTGGGAATTAATATACTTTCTCCACCACAATAATAAAATGTTATTAAATTTACAGTAAAAGCAAAGATATGATAAAGTGGTAAAACTGATAAAATATACTCATTACCAGGTTCAATTTTTGATTTCCCCATTTCTACAATTTGATACATATTCGCTAAAAGGTTTTTATGGGTAAGCATTGCACCTTTGCTCACGCCAGTAGTTCCTCCAGTATATTGTAAAGCGCATAAATCTTCGAGAGTAATATTACTCCAGTATTTATGTGGATTTAATTGCTTTGCTTTTTGAATATTTATTCCTTTATGGATAGCTGAAGTAATCCTTGTTGTATATACTTCACACTTTGGTATTTGTTTTTTCACAAATTTCAAAACAGAATGAACTATTGTTCTTTTTAAAATTGGAAAAAAATCAACAACACTTACTAAAATAACTTTTTCTATATTTGTGTTAGGAATTACTTCTTTTAGCTTATCTGCAAACATATCAATAATAATTAAAACTTTTGCTCCACTATCTTTAAACTGATGCTGCATTTCATAAGCTGTATATAATGGGTTTGCGTTTACTAAGACACAACCTGCTTTAAATACACCAAATACTGCAATGGGATATGATAAACAATTAGGTAATTGAATAGCGACCCTGTCACCTTTTGCAAGTTTTAACTCTTCTCTTAAATAAACAGCAAATGCATCTGAATATAATTCAATATCAGAGTAAGAGAGCTTACTTTCCATGCCATTGTGCAGAACCATACTGCAGGCAATTTTGTCTTTCCATCTAGCAGAACTGCGTGTCACCATATCTGCTAAATTTGAAAATTCAAATTGACCTAAATCTAGATTTGTTCCTGGCCCATAATTTTTTTGCCAAGGTCGGTCTTTGCATTCAATTACCTGATCCACCATTTTTCGTCTCCTCTATCTCGCATTTGGTGGATTGTATAAAATCATGTTGAAACGTCAATTTCAATACTGAAAATATTATATATTTAATTTGTGCTATTATAAAAAAGATTGATTTAATTTTATAACCTTATTTATTGCCTGTTAATTTTGCCTACTTTAAAGTAAAAATTGTTTAATGTTACCTAATATAAATAGATTTTGACTGTTACTATTTTTTTCCTCTAAAGATTTTAAAAATTAAGGTACTCTTAAGCAAACCTTTTATAGGAGGGCTTTATGGCAGTGAATGGAGTAAAGAACTCTGCAAATTTAGCAAATGCTATTCAAAGTGCAGATGCAGGAAAAGTCGAAAAACCGGAGAAGGCAAACATAAAAAATGCAGCAGCAAATTATGCAAAAGCCGCAACTCCTCCTGGTATTAAAGAAGCCGCAAATGTGCAAATCTCACAAAAAGCAAAAGAGATGAGTTTAGCTAAAAAAATAGCTGAAGAATCACCTGATATAAGAGATGATAAAGTAGCATATTTTAAAGATCTTATTGATAAAGGTGAATATAAAGTAGATTCAGAAAAGGTTGCTAATGCTATGGTTAGGGAAGCTATGCGTGATGAGTTAGCAAAAGATCCAGGAGTTGTTTTTAGATAATTTATATAAAGTGAAAAGATATGGAAGAACTAATTACACTGCTTTCACAATTTAATGATATATTGAAAAAACAAATATCCAATTATATTGAATACATTCCAATTTTAGAAGAAGAAGAGCTTGCTATTACAAATTGTGATTTAACAGCACTTGAAAAAATAGTAATAGTAAAAGATCAGCACTCAAGAATATCACAATCATTGGAACAGAGAAGGGTATCTATTTTAAGAAAAATTTGCTATATGATAGCTTTTGATCCTAGGGGTCAAAAACTTTCCTTAAGTTTATTTAAAATTACTTTTAAGAAATATTTAGATAATATTAAAACTTTGGTAAATGAAGATACATACAAAAAAATTTTGGAAGTAGAAGAAAATATTCTTTACACAGCAAATGAATTTGAAAATTTATTTGAAACTGTCTATCCTCGGATTTATAGAAATCAATTAATTTTAAAAAAATTACTAAGAAATATTACTTTATCAATAAATTTATTTCAATCAGAAGCTAATATTGGTATGAATTATGACAATCTTGGAAAAGCACATTCTAATGCAAATAAAGGTTCAGTTAATTCTTCAATGCGAATAAAAGCTTAAAGGAACAGAATGGTAGCAACATTAAACCACATTTTAAATATGGGTAGCGAATCGCTGCAAAACTCTAGAGTGGGAGTGGATGTTACTGGTCATAACATTTCTAATGCTCAAACTCCTGGTTATAGTAGACAAGTTGTTAATTTAGAAACAAAATGGCCAATTGAATATGGTTACCACGTTTTTGGTGATGGTTCTAGAATACAAAGTATCCGCAGAGCACATGATAAATTTATTGAAGGTCAATTAAGAAGAGAAGTACAAGAACAAAGTAGAACCGAAACTCTTTCAGATGGATTAAAAAAGTTAGAAAGTTTTTTTAATCCAGATTTGACTTCTACAATACGTGATAGATTTACAAGTTTTGTTAACTCTATTCGTGAATTATCTAATTTTCCTGAAGAACCTTCAGTACGAATTAATACAATAGAGAGTGGTAAAGCATTAGCGCAATCTTTTAATTCAACACATGCAAATATTGTACAAGTACAAACTGATGCCAATGAAGAAATTCGACAAAATATCAATCTTGTAAATCAAAAAATTGCGGAAGTAGCAAAATTAAACAGACAAATCCGTGAAATGGGTGCGGGTAATCTTTCTGATGTAAACGATCTTGAAGATAGAAGAGATAAATTGATTAAAGAAATAGGCTCTATAGTTGATATTAATGCCTATAAAGATAGTAATGATCAAATTACTTTACGTGGACCTGGTGAAAGTTTATTAGTGGAAGGTGGTTTATCTTCGCGATTTATGCTTGAAGATATTTATACAGTTAATAGTATGCCTAATGTTGTTGTTTCAGAATTTGAAAAAGAACGTTATTTTGATATGACCCATTTAATCAAAACTGGAAAAATGGGTGCATTATTGCAAATTAGAGATAAGTATGCACAAAATTTAAGAAACGAAGTAAATTCATTGGCCAAAGGTTTTGGTGATTCCTTTAATGACATTCATGTTAAAGGATATGGTGTTAATGATATGAAAGAAACAAATGGGAGAGTATTTTTTGAAGGATTAAATGGACCAGGAGAGCCAGCACAAGATATCGAAGTATCATTAGGAATTGTTTATAACCCAAATGCTATTGGAGCTGCTATGTCTACAACAACTCCAGGCGATAATGTTGTAGCAAATAAGCTTGTAAAACTATTCTATGAACCATTATTTGATGATGAAACAACCACGATAACTGGTATTTATGATAAAATGATTAGTAAAATTGGTATTGCAGCTTTAAAAACTAAAGAAGAAGCCACAGCTTCACAAATTGTTTTTGATCGCTTAAAAGCGCAAAGAGAAAGTGTTGCTGGTGTTTCTTTAGATGATGAAGCTGCAAATCTCTTAAAATATCAACACTTATTTACTGCGAGTTCAAGAGTAGTAACAACCGCTGATGAAATGTTTAAAACTGTATTGGATTTAAAAAGGTAATGTTCTAAGTTTTTGAGGAGTTTATATGCCTGTAAATCCACGAATATCAGAACAATATAGATACGGATCAACCCTAGACAGAATAGGAACTGTTAAGAATATTGCAGATGATGTTCATGAAACAGCTGTTTCTGCAAGAAAATTAAAAAGAATAAGTGATGATCCTGTTGCAACAATTAGAGTTTTGCGTAACAGAACACGTATCTCTAATTTAGATCAATATAGAAAATCTTTAGATTTTGGTCGAGGCTATTTAGCTAAAACAGAAGATGCATTAACCTCAATTTATGAATCATTAATTCGCGCAAAAGAATTATCTATTCAGCAATCAAATAATATTTATGATGATGCGTCTCGTAAAGCTGTTGCAGAAGAAATTCGACAAATTTTAAATCATGTTATTATTTTAGGTAACACAACATATGGTGATAAATATGTTTTTGGTGGTTTCCAAACAACACAACCACCAGTCTCACCTGATGGACATTATTTAGGTGATGATGGATATATTTTTATTCAAGTCGACGAAGATAGTTTTAGACCAATCAATGTTAGTGGAAGAATGGTCTTTGATGTTCCTGGTGGTATGGAAGGAAAACGTCCTCCATTGGTTAATATCTTACAAAATATGTATGAGTCTCTTTTTGCTTGGGATAAAGATCAATTGCACCAGTCTATGGTTGACTTAGATGGTGCAATGAATTCTGTTGTTACAGCTACAGCCTCGTTAGGCGCGAGACGTGTTGCTTTAGAAGATGTTTCTGAAAGATTAGACAGAGGAGAATCTCAGTTACATAGCGACAATAATAATTTAGAGGGAGCTGATTTAGTTAAATCTGCATTAGATTTAAAACGTGCTGAAACAGCACTTAATTTTACATTACAAGCAAGTTCTAAAATGCTTACACCTTCCTTGCTTGAATTTCTTAAATAATTTATAACGAAGTTTAATTGAATATTGTTCCTTATTATTGAGGTTAGAATGAAGATAACTATAATTTCTGGTAGTCATAGAAAACATTCAGAATCAGATAGAGTTGGTAAATTTATTGAAAATACTTTTAAAAAAAATCATAATTTAGATATTAATTTCTTTTCTCTCGCAAATAATCCTTTGCCTTTTTTTGATGAAGAATTTTGGAATGCAGAAAATGAAAATTGGCAAAAAGTTTGGTCACCAATTGCGAAAGAATTTCAAACTTCAGATGCTTTTGTTATTATTTCTCCAGAATGGCATGGAATGGTTCCTGCTGGATTAAAAAACTTATTTTTACTCGCTTCTCCAAAAGAATTTGGCCATAAGCCCGCTTTAATTACTTCAGTATCTGCAGGAGGAAGTGGAGCATATCCAGTAAGTGAATTACGCACTAGCAGTTATAAAAACAATCGAATTTGTTATATTCCTGAGCATTTAATTATTCGCGATTGTGGTAATGTCCTAAAATCAGAACAACCTGCAAATCCAACTGATGAGGCCATTAGAAATAGAATTAAATTTGCAACAAATTTATTAGTTGAATACGCCAAAGCATTTAAGCAAATTAGAGAAAGTGAAGTTATTGATTATAAGAGCTTTGCATTTGGAATGTAAATTTTTTTGCATACTTCTAATTAATCCTATAATTAGAAGTAAAATTTTAAATTATCTCTGTAATAAGATACTGTTTAGTTAATTTCTTTTCTGCTGAACCACAACTAGAGATATTTTCAATTGAATTTGTTTCTATTACTTGAAAAATTCTTTTAATTGTTTCTTTGTTTAGATTATAATAGAAATATACTAAAAGACCTTCTTTTTCAGGATTTGTTACTATTTCATAATTTTTATTACTAAAGGATTCCCATTCCCAAGAATATTGTTTAAATAATTCACCTTCTACAAGAGATGCTATTTTATTATTTAAACCACTCATTCCTCGATAATTATTATTTACAAATAATTTATTTTTATCTCTTAGAAGAAAATCCTCGGCTAAATTTAAATCAAAAAGACCATACCAACGCATGCTTGGAGCTTCAAAAAATGTCGGTGCGTATCTATGCCCACCAATATGAGAAGATTTCCAGACACGAAAGTTAAGATTATTTTGATGAATAATTTCATTAAATTTTTGAAAAAGAGTGAAACCATATTTACCGCAACATTGATCTCTATTACTGTGCACACAAATAAAAATTTCCTTAGTAGAGGAATTACTTTTTATGCTCCATTCTAGTAAATTTGAATTTTTATTTTGCAAATAATCTAAGCAATAATTTGAAAATAAATTTAATTGTGAATGAGGTATACTCAGTTCTATTTTTTCATAAAAATTAAATTCAGAAAAAGATTTTTTAAAGATAAAAATTTTTGTGAAATTATTTTCACAATGCTCATTTTTAGAAAAATAATTAATACCAACATTAATCTTATTTTTAGCTAATATAGAAGGTAATAACTTAAATTCTTCAGGGTATTTGTTTGATTTAACTGGAATTGCGTCCCAAGGCTCTTCTAATTCAATACTTAATTGAATATCATAATTTGCTGCTGTACCGATAATTTTTTCATTACTGTATTTTGTTATTTGGGAACACTCTACATGTTGAGTCATTATCTCTTCCTTTAGACGGTATTCTTTAAAAGTTGTAAAATGGTTTTAAATATTTTGTTAAAATGTTCAGCTTTTATAATTAAAGGTGGAGTAAAGGAGAGAACATCGGCTCTCTCTCCTTCAGGTAAAACAATAAAACCATGATTCAATAATTGCTCCATTAAGGGAACACAAAATGCTGCATCGCTTTTATAAAACCATAATCCTTTCATAAAACCTTTTCCTCTTATTACAAAAGGAAACCGTGTATAAAGTCCTTCTTTTTGCATATTATGTTTGAATTTTAAAAATTCAGCATCAATTTTAACAAGCTCTTTTTGAAAATTTGGAAGTTGTTTTTGAATTGTTTTAATAGTTTCAAAGGCAACAGCACATGCTAAAGGATGGCCTAAAAATGTTTGAGTTTGTCTTGCCTCGCCTTTAGATTTTCCCCACACATCCATAATGTCGCCAATACATAGACTAATAGGTAGTCCTCCGCCCATAGCTTTTCCTAAACAAAGTAAATCTGGTGTTACGTTACAATGCTGCAAAGCAAACATTTCTCCTGTCCTACCAAATCCAGTATAAATTTCATCAAAAATGAGGAGTGTTCCATATTGTGTACATAATTGCTTACAGGTTTTTAGAAAATCTGGAGTAAAAGATCTTTTCCCTCCTCTTCCTTGGATTGGTTCTAATACTAATGCTGCATATACTTTCTTTTTTAATTCATCTTCAAGTAAATTTAGGACAACACTTTCAGGATAAAGTTGATGAATGTTTTTTAGTTGCTGCGAATCTAGAAAAGTTTCATCATCAGAAAAAGCAGGAAAAGGAATTGCAACACTTTTATTGAAGAGCCAAGGCTCAAATCCATGAATAAAATCTTGTCTGTGATTGAGAGCAAGTGGTGCGAATTGCAATCCATGATATCCACCTGAAAAGCTTAAAAATTGAAACCTTTTTGTTGCAAGCATGGCTGTTTTTATTGCAGATTCTATAGCATCTCCACCGCTTTGACTTAACAATGATTTTGGATTTGCATAGGGGGTTATTTTTGCAATCAGTTCTAACAAATTGATTTTTGCTTCGGTTGGATGAACATCGCCCATACCATGAATTAATTTTGCAGACTGTTTTCTAATGGCCTGAAGTGTTGTTTGAGGCCTGTGCCCAAGTGCTAGAACACCAAAACAAGCTGTAAAATCTATATATTTATTATTATCAACATCTTGGACATATATTCCCTTCCCTTTTTTCATAACGATGGGGAATTTTTCACTAATATATGTTGTATCAGGGCATTCTACATTTTGCAGGCGAGAAAGAAGAGAAGTGTTTAGTTTACGTGAGCGGCTTTTTTGCATTTTCGGGTATCCACAAATCCATAGTATCATCAAAAAATTTGATCATTTCTTCTTCTTTACGAAGAAAAAGTTTTCTAAGTAATTCATCTTTATCATAAAAAGATGACCATTTATATGGAGTTTGCAAATTATTTAGATTTTCTAGTTTTGGGAATAACTTATTTTCAAAAAAAATTGTTACAGATTCATAAAATTTTGAAATTTCTTTACTTACTATGTTTTCCGTATTTTTGATTAAGTATATCTTTTTTTCGCTCTCAATATTCTTTTTTTCCGAATAATTTTCTAAAAAAACTCTAATCATATAACAATCAAAAAACAACTCTGTAATAACCTCATAACCCTTATGCCGGAGTTGATATTCTTCAAAACGAATTTTAAAATTATCAGCTATATTTATCAATTCTCTAGGAGTGAAAGTATTTAACCATGTTGGATTTTGAAATGCTAAATGTATTTTGTTATTTTCGAATATTTGTGAAAGATAATGATTGATAATTTCTTCATTTCTTTCCCAGGCAATTGGAAGAAAAATAATTTTTCCTTCAAGTTTTTCACAAAGTTCAATAATTTCAAACTTATTTTTTCCTTGAATACGTTCATTTTCTGAGTAACCTAACAAAACAATATAAGTTGTATTATAATTCCATAAATTTGCAAGTAATGCCCATCTGTCCTCTTCTTTTAAAGAGCTATGATCTAAATCATCTAAAATATAAACTTTATGCTTATAATTATTAAATTCACGCATATCAAGTACTTTTCTTGTAACAATTGCTAAATGAAAACCACTTGTAATAAGTAAATCAACTAAACTGCTAGTTATTTTGTATAAAGAGTAGGATAGTTTAAATTTATTAGTTAATAAAATAAGGCTTATAATTATAAAAACTGGTGTAAAAAATTTTGAAGAATAAAATCCAAAAATATAAAAAATAAAGTAAAGCATAAAGAGAAAGAATGTTGCTTTAAAAAAACCTAGTAAATGCATATACGCTTCACTTAGAGAAGTTATGCCAAAAAAACTCTTCTTTATGAAGTGCAATCCATCTGCTTGAATTTCATTGGAGTACTTTTCTATTAAATATGTTTTTCCGGAACCCCAAGGTCCTATAATAAAAATAAGGTTTTCATTTTTTCTAATGAATGTATCTATTTGATGTTTTATTGTGTCATAATTTAAACTCTTATGATCATCAACTCCATCATGCTTAGCTAACTTTTCTTTTACTATTCTTAATAGTGGCGGATCATT
The Pigmentibacter ruber genome window above contains:
- a CDS encoding DUF4360 domain-containing protein, coding for MKLVSALFGSIFALGFTVSAMADVPPYVTIPPVVNGQPNPSYGGSGCPAGSARAVVAPDLKSFTMIFDKYVVNAAGSNSLDRKNCQILINFEFPQGWSYSIARMDYRGFYNLSAGTYGSQQALYYFQGNLQQARLNTVFRGPTSGDYTISDTLGINNLVWSPCGSLSGLNVNTSLIAQVGPNNPNGYATLTTDSADGSVQTTYALQWQRCGH
- a CDS encoding SGNH/GDSL hydrolase family protein; protein product: MRNLKKIFITIYLFIFFKFPVLADNNNQKVTINNIVTFGDSLSDNGNYLNASKETSNPMPLKPYFAGRASNGKIWLEYLAEENNFKMLNYAFLGALTSDKNPRYPEAVDLINQINKFENENKGKDFSNTMFFLWAGANNIFKMNFKEPIETFNTLYNLTNDISQSLTKLKNLGAKNIFIANIPDLGNIALTTEIDSFKKMKWILSNITKLENYLLDKKIANFRDENKDINLIYFDAFEFLNKVRQNPGRYFVSNIKNACYVGVPSKPAIPNESCSKAQEFLFWDLVHPTTKIHCFAAIEVGKVLKEKYQLNSKNNLTDKFCSDLK
- a CDS encoding AMP-binding protein codes for the protein MVDQVIECKDRPWQKNYGPGTNLDLGQFEFSNLADMVTRSSARWKDKIACSMVLHNGMESKLSYSDIELYSDAFAVYLREELKLAKGDRVAIQLPNCLSYPIAVFGVFKAGCVLVNANPLYTAYEMQHQFKDSGAKVLIIIDMFADKLKEVIPNTNIEKVILVSVVDFFPILKRTIVHSVLKFVKKQIPKCEVYTTRITSAIHKGINIQKAKQLNPHKYWSNITLEDLCALQYTGGTTGVSKGAMLTHKNLLANMYQIVEMGKSKIEPGNEYILSVLPLYHIFAFTVNLITFYYCGGESILIPNPRPLKNLEKAFSMKKITWISGVNTLFNGLLNEKWFAEKPPKDLKASIAGGAALHKAVAERWNIVTKTIVVEGFGLTEASPVVTFNPINGMIKSDTVGIPMPSTDVVLLNEEGIPVQLGDAGEIAVRGPQVMKGYWQRPEESAKCLKGNWLLTGDIGVMDNDGYIKIVDRKKDMILVSGFNVYPNEVEDCIAKLAGVGEVAVIGVPNEKTNEAVKAFIVRKDDSLTKENVLEHCHKFMTSYKVPKQIEFRTELPKSPIGKILRKNLREESMKKI
- the flgM gene encoding flagellar biosynthesis anti-sigma factor FlgM, which encodes MAVNGVKNSANLANAIQSADAGKVEKPEKANIKNAAANYAKAATPPGIKEAANVQISQKAKEMSLAKKIAEESPDIRDDKVAYFKDLIDKGEYKVDSEKVANAMVREAMRDELAKDPGVVFR
- the flgK gene encoding flagellar hook-associated protein FlgK; this translates as MVATLNHILNMGSESLQNSRVGVDVTGHNISNAQTPGYSRQVVNLETKWPIEYGYHVFGDGSRIQSIRRAHDKFIEGQLRREVQEQSRTETLSDGLKKLESFFNPDLTSTIRDRFTSFVNSIRELSNFPEEPSVRINTIESGKALAQSFNSTHANIVQVQTDANEEIRQNINLVNQKIAEVAKLNRQIREMGAGNLSDVNDLEDRRDKLIKEIGSIVDINAYKDSNDQITLRGPGESLLVEGGLSSRFMLEDIYTVNSMPNVVVSEFEKERYFDMTHLIKTGKMGALLQIRDKYAQNLRNEVNSLAKGFGDSFNDIHVKGYGVNDMKETNGRVFFEGLNGPGEPAQDIEVSLGIVYNPNAIGAAMSTTTPGDNVVANKLVKLFYEPLFDDETTTITGIYDKMISKIGIAALKTKEEATASQIVFDRLKAQRESVAGVSLDDEAANLLKYQHLFTASSRVVTTADEMFKTVLDLKR
- the flgL gene encoding flagellar hook-associated protein FlgL, with the protein product MPVNPRISEQYRYGSTLDRIGTVKNIADDVHETAVSARKLKRISDDPVATIRVLRNRTRISNLDQYRKSLDFGRGYLAKTEDALTSIYESLIRAKELSIQQSNNIYDDASRKAVAEEIRQILNHVIILGNTTYGDKYVFGGFQTTQPPVSPDGHYLGDDGYIFIQVDEDSFRPINVSGRMVFDVPGGMEGKRPPLVNILQNMYESLFAWDKDQLHQSMVDLDGAMNSVVTATASLGARRVALEDVSERLDRGESQLHSDNNNLEGADLVKSALDLKRAETALNFTLQASSKMLTPSLLEFLK
- a CDS encoding NADPH-dependent FMN reductase — its product is MKITIISGSHRKHSESDRVGKFIENTFKKNHNLDINFFSLANNPLPFFDEEFWNAENENWQKVWSPIAKEFQTSDAFVIISPEWHGMVPAGLKNLFLLASPKEFGHKPALITSVSAGGSGAYPVSELRTSSYKNNRICYIPEHLIIRDCGNVLKSEQPANPTDEAIRNRIKFATNLLVEYAKAFKQIRESEVIDYKSFAFGM
- a CDS encoding sucrase ferredoxin, translated to MTQHVECSQITKYSNEKIIGTAANYDIQLSIELEEPWDAIPVKSNKYPEEFKLLPSILAKNKINVGINYFSKNEHCENNFTKIFIFKKSFSEFNFYEKIELSIPHSQLNLFSNYCLDYLQNKNSNLLEWSIKSNSSTKEIFICVHSNRDQCCGKYGFTLFQKFNEIIHQNNLNFRVWKSSHIGGHRYAPTFFEAPSMRWYGLFDLNLAEDFLLRDKNKLFVNNNYRGMSGLNNKIASLVEGELFKQYSWEWESFSNKNYEIVTNPEKEGLLVYFYYNLNKETIKRIFQVIETNSIENISSCGSAEKKLTKQYLITEII
- a CDS encoding class-III pyridoxal-phosphate-dependent aminotransferase yields the protein MQKSRSRKLNTSLLSRLQNVECPDTTYISEKFPIVMKKGKGIYVQDVDNNKYIDFTACFGVLALGHRPQTTLQAIRKQSAKLIHGMGDVHPTEAKINLLELIAKITPYANPKSLLSQSGGDAIESAIKTAMLATKRFQFLSFSGGYHGLQFAPLALNHRQDFIHGFEPWLFNKSVAIPFPAFSDDETFLDSQQLKNIHQLYPESVVLNLLEDELKKKVYAALVLEPIQGRGGKRSFTPDFLKTCKQLCTQYGTLLIFDEIYTGFGRTGEMFALQHCNVTPDLLCLGKAMGGGLPISLCIGDIMDVWGKSKGEARQTQTFLGHPLACAVAFETIKTIQKQLPNFQKELVKIDAEFLKFKHNMQKEGLYTRFPFVIRGKGFMKGLWFYKSDAAFCVPLMEQLLNHGFIVLPEGERADVLSFTPPLIIKAEHFNKIFKTILQLLKNTV
- a CDS encoding P-loop NTPase fold protein, which encodes MIDDNKNKSSIKECFDNFRRLVSNDPPLLRIVKEKLAKHDGVDDHKSLNYDTIKHQIDTFIRKNENLIFIIGPWGSGKTYLIEKYSNEIQADGLHFIKKSFFGITSLSEAYMHLLGFFKATFFLFMLYFIFYIFGFYSSKFFTPVFIIISLILLTNKFKLSYSLYKITSSLVDLLITSGFHLAIVTRKVLDMREFNNYKHKVYILDDLDHSSLKEEDRWALLANLWNYNTTYIVLLGYSENERIQGKNKFEIIELCEKLEGKIIFLPIAWERNEEIINHYLSQIFENNKIHLAFQNPTWLNTFTPRELINIADNFKIRFEEYQLRHKGYEVITELFFDCYMIRVFLENYSEKKNIESEKKIYLIKNTENIVSKEISKFYESVTIFFENKLFPKLENLNNLQTPYKWSSFYDKDELLRKLFLRKEEEMIKFFDDTMDLWIPENAKKPLT